Proteins encoded within one genomic window of Acinetobacter sp. WCHA55:
- a CDS encoding acetyl-CoA C-acetyltransferase: protein MSEAYIIDAIRTPRGKGKKDGSLHEVKPITLLTTLLNELKDRHHLDTSKVDDIVLGCVTPIADQGGDIAKTAAIAAGWDNDVAGVQINRFCASGLEAVNMAAQKVRSGWEDVVVAGGVESMSRIAMGSDGGPWALDPETNLKSHFVPQGIGADLIATLDGYTRSDVDAFAANSQRKAAAAQAAGYFNQSVVAIKDKAGVTILDQDEFIKPTTTAEGLAKLNPSFEMMGAMGFDAIALQQYPEAQKINHVHHAGNSSGIVDGAALVLLASEKAVKEQGLKPRAKVLATALVGSDPTIMLTGPAPAARKALAKAGLSIDDIDLFEVNEAFASVVMRFMTELKVPSDKVNVNGGAIAMGHPLGATGAMILGTLLDELERQGKKRGLATLCVGGGMGIATIIELV, encoded by the coding sequence ATGAGCGAGGCTTATATCATTGACGCCATTCGCACACCACGCGGAAAAGGAAAGAAAGATGGTTCACTACATGAAGTAAAACCGATTACGTTATTAACCACATTGTTGAATGAATTGAAAGATCGTCATCATTTAGATACCTCGAAAGTGGATGATATTGTCTTGGGATGTGTCACGCCTATTGCAGACCAAGGTGGTGATATTGCAAAAACTGCGGCAATTGCAGCAGGTTGGGACAATGATGTGGCAGGTGTGCAAATTAACCGTTTTTGTGCATCAGGTTTAGAAGCTGTGAATATGGCTGCGCAAAAAGTACGTTCAGGTTGGGAAGATGTGGTGGTTGCTGGTGGTGTCGAGTCGATGTCACGTATAGCAATGGGTTCGGATGGTGGGCCGTGGGCATTAGACCCTGAAACCAATTTAAAATCACACTTTGTTCCGCAAGGCATTGGCGCGGATTTAATCGCAACCTTGGATGGTTATACACGTTCAGATGTCGATGCCTTTGCAGCAAATTCACAGCGTAAAGCTGCAGCTGCGCAAGCTGCGGGTTATTTCAATCAATCTGTGGTTGCCATCAAAGACAAAGCGGGCGTGACCATTTTAGACCAAGATGAATTTATTAAACCAACCACAACAGCAGAAGGTTTAGCAAAGCTCAATCCAAGTTTTGAAATGATGGGGGCAATGGGTTTTGATGCGATTGCATTACAACAGTATCCAGAAGCACAAAAAATTAACCATGTGCATCATGCAGGAAATTCATCGGGTATTGTCGATGGTGCAGCACTTGTATTGCTTGCTTCTGAGAAAGCGGTCAAAGAGCAAGGTTTAAAACCACGTGCCAAAGTCTTGGCGACAGCATTAGTCGGTTCAGATCCAACCATTATGCTGACTGGGCCTGCACCTGCTGCTCGTAAAGCATTGGCAAAAGCAGGTCTAAGTATTGACGATATTGATCTATTTGAAGTCAATGAAGCCTTTGCATCTGTGGTGATGCGCTTTATGACGGAATTAAAAGTACCAAGCGATAAAGTCAATGTTAATGGTGGTGCAATTGCAATGGGGCATCCATTGGGCGCGACGGGTGCGATGATTCTCGGAACGTTACTGGATGAATTAGAGCGTCAAGGTAAAAAGCGTGGTTTGGCAACATTATGTGTAGGTGGTGGCATGGGTATTGCGACCATTATTGAGTTGGTATAA
- a CDS encoding AraC family transcriptional regulator, translating to MSRDTISIHFVNAALTGVKRLGMDVETLLSHVGIEAELLRQPKARISPEQYTRFVKMLWMVTQDEHVGFDKQPRRLGTFAIMCQLIIHAKTLGDALELSSQFYKLFGDEWSVTLERDKHEARLVPQIPKSMDPDHFITESMLMIWHGLASWLIERRLPLERVHFGYERPTHADEYDALFFAPVMQFDMPRTEITFAADYLDLPIRQNEETLEEFLKAAPAQLLVKFKNTNSLTSRIRDVLKSQIGEEMPTLNDVASMLYLSPQTLRRRLAAEGKSYQGVKDALRRDAAIHLLLNPGLTLEDVAQQVGFSETSTFHRAFKKWTGVTPGLYRQLHGYH from the coding sequence ATGAGCCGCGATACCATTAGTATCCATTTCGTCAATGCGGCTTTAACTGGCGTAAAACGTCTCGGCATGGATGTCGAAACATTACTTTCTCACGTAGGGATTGAGGCAGAACTGCTGCGTCAACCTAAAGCCCGTATTTCTCCAGAACAATATACTCGCTTCGTTAAAATGTTATGGATGGTGACCCAAGACGAACATGTTGGCTTCGATAAGCAACCACGTCGTTTAGGTACGTTTGCCATCATGTGTCAGCTGATTATTCATGCCAAAACTTTAGGTGATGCTTTAGAACTGTCTTCACAGTTTTATAAACTGTTTGGCGATGAGTGGTCAGTAACATTAGAACGCGACAAGCACGAGGCTCGTCTTGTTCCTCAGATTCCTAAATCGATGGATCCAGATCACTTCATTACCGAAAGTATGCTGATGATTTGGCATGGTCTCGCGTCGTGGCTGATTGAACGTCGTTTACCGCTGGAGCGGGTGCACTTTGGTTATGAGCGTCCGACTCATGCAGATGAGTACGATGCTCTGTTCTTCGCACCTGTGATGCAGTTCGACATGCCGCGTACCGAAATCACTTTTGCCGCAGATTATTTGGACTTACCTATTCGGCAAAATGAAGAAACATTAGAAGAGTTCTTAAAAGCTGCTCCTGCGCAGTTATTAGTTAAATTTAAAAACACCAACTCACTCACTTCACGTATTCGTGATGTATTGAAGAGTCAAATTGGTGAGGAGATGCCAACCCTGAATGATGTGGCGTCTATGTTGTATTTATCTCCACAAACGCTGCGTCGCCGCTTAGCTGCTGAAGGTAAAAGTTACCAAGGCGTGAAAGATGCATTACGTCGTGATGCAGCGATTCACCTGTTGTTAAATCCGGGTTTGACGTTGGAAGATGTGGCGCAACAAGTAGGCTTTAGTGAAACCAGTACCTTCCACCGTGCCTTTAAAAAATGGACTGGGGTCACACCTGGTTTATATCGCCAACTACACGGCTATCACTAA
- a CDS encoding CaiB/BaiF CoA transferase family protein → MDMALKGLKVLDFSTLLPGPFATMYLADLGAEVIHIESPTRPDLIRLMPPYANGQATAHSYLNRNKHAVALDLKDPANIELIKSKISDYDIVIEQFRPGVMQRLGLDYQTLSEINPRLIYCSITGYGQTGGYQNKAGHDINYVALSGIAGHSGRQHSGPPPMGIQIADIAGGSLHSVIGILAAVIERQRSGLGQYIDISMTDCVVGLSSMAAAASLAGQEKQGPEQSYLNGATFYDYYETLDGRYLSIGSLEPQFLHGLAHILELPIVAEKGASLATEDRQMVKQAIKDKIKTQDFATWNAIFQQQDVCVEPVLKLDEALDSQLAKDRAWVVSVPLQEGSTKSEQQLACPIKFSRSKIRYEFIGKPLGFDSL, encoded by the coding sequence ATGGATATGGCATTGAAAGGATTGAAAGTTCTCGATTTTTCTACACTTTTGCCCGGACCTTTTGCAACAATGTACTTGGCAGACCTAGGTGCAGAAGTGATCCACATTGAGTCTCCAACCCGCCCCGATCTGATCCGTTTAATGCCACCTTATGCCAATGGGCAGGCCACTGCACATAGTTATCTCAACCGAAATAAGCATGCTGTCGCTTTGGATTTGAAAGATCCTGCCAATATTGAACTGATCAAATCGAAAATTTCAGACTATGACATTGTGATTGAACAATTTCGTCCAGGCGTGATGCAAAGATTGGGACTCGATTATCAGACCTTATCTGAAATTAATCCGCGCTTGATCTATTGTTCCATTACAGGTTATGGGCAAACAGGAGGGTATCAAAATAAAGCAGGACACGATATCAACTACGTAGCTTTGTCAGGGATCGCAGGACATAGCGGCCGACAGCACAGTGGACCACCCCCAATGGGGATTCAAATTGCGGATATTGCAGGAGGCTCTTTGCATAGCGTGATTGGGATTTTAGCCGCAGTAATTGAAAGGCAGCGGAGTGGTTTGGGGCAGTATATTGATATTTCTATGACTGACTGTGTGGTGGGGCTCAGTAGCATGGCTGCAGCGGCGAGCTTAGCAGGACAGGAAAAGCAAGGGCCGGAGCAAAGCTATCTCAATGGTGCGACTTTTTATGACTATTATGAAACGCTAGATGGACGTTATTTATCGATTGGGAGTTTAGAGCCACAGTTTTTACATGGGTTGGCCCATATTTTAGAGTTGCCGATTGTAGCTGAAAAAGGAGCTTCATTGGCAACCGAAGACCGTCAGATGGTGAAACAAGCAATAAAAGACAAAATTAAAACTCAAGATTTTGCCACGTGGAACGCAATTTTTCAGCAGCAAGATGTCTGCGTTGAGCCTGTATTAAAGTTAGATGAAGCACTCGATTCGCAGTTGGCAAAAGATCGTGCATGGGTGGTATCTGTACCTTTACAAGAGGGGAGTACAAAAAGTGAACAACAATTGGCTTGTCCAATTAAGTTTTCACGTTCAAAAATAAGATATGAATTCATAGGTAAACCGCTCGGTTTTGATTCTTTGTGA
- a CDS encoding carbohydrate porin translates to MNKCKRSWCFNLSLLALSCFCQSVYAANAFEAESPWMLGDWNGQRSALKQKGYDFSFGYTGEMATLLDASRSSNHGTEYADQFAFGTHFDLDKILGWQDTEAQITITERNGRSLSQTSDALDGHLSSTQEVWGRGQTWRLTDLWIKKKFMDQKLDIKVGRFGEGEDFNSFDCDFQNLALCGSQVGNWVGDQWYNWPVSQWAARVKYNIRPELYAQVGVYEYNPENLERGKGWNLSTDGSHGAILPAEVVWQPAVGINKLPGEYRAGYYYSSADATDIQNPQQTSHKQGGWVVAKQQLTAHHGDATRGLTGFVNLTLHDSDTNTVRDMQNIGLVYKGAFDARPQDEIAIGLARININDDVNDANIANNSVDARGLQSEEYDAEIYYGIHAANWLTIRPNIQYIRHVGAYKNGENAWVGGIKFQTAF, encoded by the coding sequence ATGAATAAATGTAAAAGAAGTTGGTGTTTTAATCTCAGTCTCTTAGCGCTCAGTTGCTTCTGTCAAAGCGTGTATGCTGCAAATGCCTTTGAGGCAGAAAGCCCTTGGATGCTAGGTGACTGGAATGGTCAGCGTAGCGCATTGAAGCAAAAAGGCTACGACTTTAGCTTTGGCTATACGGGTGAAATGGCAACGTTGCTCGATGCTTCACGTTCTTCAAATCATGGTACTGAATATGCAGACCAGTTTGCATTTGGTACGCACTTCGATTTAGACAAAATTTTGGGTTGGCAGGATACTGAGGCTCAAATCACCATTACTGAGCGTAATGGACGTTCACTTTCTCAAACCTCCGACGCTTTAGATGGACATTTAAGTTCTACTCAAGAAGTGTGGGGACGTGGACAAACGTGGCGTTTAACGGATTTGTGGATTAAGAAAAAGTTCATGGATCAAAAGTTGGACATCAAAGTCGGTCGATTTGGTGAAGGTGAAGACTTCAACAGTTTCGATTGTGATTTCCAGAACCTTGCGCTGTGTGGCTCTCAAGTTGGTAACTGGGTCGGTGACCAATGGTACAACTGGCCTGTCAGTCAGTGGGCTGCGCGGGTTAAATACAATATCCGTCCTGAGCTATATGCGCAAGTTGGGGTATATGAATATAACCCTGAAAACTTAGAGCGTGGCAAAGGCTGGAACTTAAGTACAGACGGTTCGCATGGCGCTATTCTTCCTGCTGAAGTGGTGTGGCAGCCTGCTGTAGGTATAAATAAGTTACCCGGCGAATATCGTGCGGGATATTACTACAGTTCGGCAGATGCCACAGACATTCAAAACCCACAGCAAACCTCACATAAACAAGGCGGCTGGGTCGTTGCCAAGCAACAACTCACAGCACATCACGGTGATGCTACACGTGGTTTAACAGGTTTTGTAAATCTCACACTACATGATTCAGATACCAATACGGTTCGCGACATGCAGAACATTGGTTTGGTCTATAAAGGTGCTTTTGATGCTCGCCCTCAAGACGAAATTGCGATTGGTCTAGCCCGTATTAATATCAATGATGATGTCAATGACGCGAATATTGCCAATAACAGCGTTGATGCCCGTGGCTTACAAAGTGAAGAATATGATGCCGAGATTTACTACGGTATACATGCAGCCAACTGGTTAACCATTCGTCCCAATATCCAATATATCCGCCATGTAGGCGCATATAAAAATGGTGAAAATGCATGGGTCGGCGGAATTAAATTCCAGACTGCATTTTAG
- a CDS encoding glucose/quinate/shikimate family membrane-bound PQQ-dependent dehydrogenase, with the protein MSTPSSGSGLKTFTAVIAVIFGLVLLIGGIYLAVLGGSWYYIIAGLLFIATAVLLQKLKSTALIVYALLVLGTVVWGLWEVGSDFFALAPRLDILGLFGLWLLIPAVTRGFDNAKGAKIALTGSLAITIAVMIYAVFNDPQEIRGELSSKQPATAQSIPGVADGDWPAYGRTQSGLRYSPLTQINSENVKDLKVAWTYNTGDFKTENDSGETTNQVTPIKVGDNMYICTTHQKLVALDPATGKAKWTFDPKLKSDNTFQHLTCRGVSYYDANNTVGFEASLQHKKSSSELCPRKVILPVNDGRLVAINADTGERCTDFGKNGEVDLQKDMPFPYPGGYIPTSPPVVTGTTIIIAGSTTDNYSTEEPSGVIRGYDVNTGALLWVFDTGAEDPNAIPAPGQKYVQNSPNAWAPLAYDAALDIVYIPTGVGTPDIWGGNRTELHERYANSMLALNASTGKLVWNFQTTHHDLWDMDVPSQPTLTDIKDKSGKMVPAIYVLTKTGNAFVLDRRTGAAIVPITEKPVPQTVKRGPQTKGERYSATQPFSDFDLAPKEKLTDKQMWGATMFDQLMCRVSFHKLNYDGIYTPPSENGTLVFPGNLGVFEWGGMSVNPDRQIAVMNPIGLPFVSKLIPADPNRPKTAKGAGTEAGVQPMYGVPYGVEISAFLSPFGLPCKQPAWGFVAGVDLNTHEVAWKRRIGTIRDSLPGIQLPPFKMGVPMLGGSISTAGNVMFVGGTQDNYIRAINVTNGDELWKGRLPAGGQATPMTYEANGKQYVVIMAGGHGSFGTKMGDALVAYALPDVK; encoded by the coding sequence ATGAGTACTCCGTCTTCAGGTTCAGGACTTAAAACTTTTACAGCTGTGATTGCTGTGATCTTTGGTTTAGTCCTGCTGATAGGAGGGATTTATCTTGCAGTGCTTGGTGGGTCTTGGTACTACATCATTGCGGGTTTACTCTTCATCGCGACTGCAGTTCTACTGCAAAAATTAAAAAGTACGGCATTAATCGTTTATGCCTTGTTGGTCTTGGGTACAGTGGTGTGGGGCCTATGGGAAGTGGGTTCTGACTTCTTTGCCTTGGCGCCACGTCTAGATATTCTTGGTTTATTTGGATTATGGTTACTCATTCCAGCGGTCACACGTGGCTTTGACAACGCTAAAGGTGCAAAAATTGCTTTAACAGGTTCATTGGCAATTACCATTGCAGTGATGATCTATGCTGTATTTAATGATCCTCAAGAAATTCGAGGTGAACTGAGCAGCAAGCAACCTGCAACCGCACAGTCCATTCCTGGTGTTGCGGATGGCGACTGGCCTGCTTATGGCCGTACTCAGTCTGGTTTGCGTTATTCTCCTTTAACGCAAATTAATTCTGAGAATGTAAAAGATTTAAAAGTGGCTTGGACCTATAACACAGGTGACTTCAAAACAGAAAATGACTCTGGTGAAACCACCAATCAGGTCACCCCAATTAAAGTTGGGGACAATATGTATATCTGTACCACGCACCAAAAATTGGTTGCCCTCGACCCAGCTACAGGTAAGGCGAAATGGACTTTTGACCCGAAGTTGAAATCGGACAATACTTTCCAACATTTAACCTGTCGTGGCGTGTCTTATTATGATGCGAACAATACAGTTGGTTTTGAAGCCAGCTTGCAACATAAAAAGTCATCGTCTGAGTTGTGCCCACGTAAAGTGATCTTGCCAGTGAATGATGGTCGTTTGGTTGCCATCAATGCTGATACTGGTGAGCGTTGTACGGACTTTGGTAAAAATGGTGAAGTCGACTTACAAAAAGATATGCCATTCCCTTATCCGGGCGGTTATATCCCAACTTCACCACCTGTGGTCACAGGCACGACGATTATTATTGCGGGTTCAACCACAGATAACTATTCAACTGAAGAACCTTCAGGTGTGATTCGTGGTTATGATGTGAATACGGGTGCATTGTTGTGGGTGTTTGATACAGGTGCCGAAGATCCGAACGCGATTCCAGCTCCGGGTCAAAAGTATGTTCAAAACTCACCGAATGCATGGGCACCATTAGCCTATGATGCAGCTTTGGATATCGTTTACATTCCAACGGGTGTGGGTACGCCAGATATTTGGGGGGGTAACCGTACCGAATTACATGAGCGTTATGCCAACTCAATGCTGGCACTGAATGCCTCAACAGGTAAGTTGGTGTGGAATTTCCAAACCACGCATCATGATTTGTGGGATATGGATGTACCATCACAGCCGACATTGACGGACATTAAAGACAAGTCAGGCAAAATGGTTCCTGCCATTTACGTGTTAACGAAAACAGGTAATGCCTTTGTTCTAGACCGTCGTACTGGTGCAGCCATTGTTCCAATTACGGAAAAACCTGTACCACAAACAGTGAAACGTGGGCCACAAACCAAAGGTGAGCGTTATTCTGCGACACAACCTTTCTCTGATTTTGATCTTGCACCAAAAGAGAAATTGACGGATAAGCAAATGTGGGGCGCAACCATGTTTGACCAGTTGATGTGCCGTGTGTCTTTCCACAAACTGAACTATGACGGTATTTATACCCCACCTTCAGAAAACGGAACTTTGGTTTTCCCGGGCAACTTGGGTGTATTCGAATGGGGCGGTATGTCTGTTAACCCTGACCGCCAAATCGCGGTGATGAACCCAATCGGTTTGCCGTTTGTGTCTAAGCTTATTCCAGCCGATCCAAACCGTCCGAAAACAGCCAAAGGCGCAGGCACTGAAGCGGGTGTACAACCAATGTATGGCGTGCCTTACGGTGTTGAAATCAGTGCGTTCTTGTCTCCATTTGGCTTGCCATGTAAACAGCCTGCTTGGGGCTTTGTGGCAGGTGTGGATTTAAATACTCATGAAGTTGCATGGAAACGTCGTATTGGTACGATCCGCGATAGCTTGCCGGGGATTCAATTGCCACCATTTAAAATGGGCGTGCCTATGCTTGGTGGTTCAATCTCAACTGCGGGGAATGTGATGTTTGTCGGTGGTACACAGGATAATTATATCCGTGCCATCAACGTGACCAATGGTGATGAACTGTGGAAAGGTCGTTTACCCGCGGGCGGTCAAGCCACACCAATGACCTATGAAGCCAATGGCAAACAGTATGTGGTCATTATGGCAGGTGGTCATGGTTCATTTGGCACCAAGATGGGAGATGCTTTGGTGGCATATGCCTTACCAGATGTAAAATAA